CACTGATAAATCTCATGAATCTTTATTGTCATCCATGTAATAGAGTTAGGGTTAATTATATAaaaattctgtttttttttaaaaacatgtttattaTAGATTGTGgatttagaaaaaaaaatctataaacaaatgtAATGACAGTTATTGTCAATTTAAAATAAACCACTAACACCATTGCCACAACCATCATTACAGCCCATTGTTTGAGTAGGTCTAGAAGACCACAAACAGGTGGTTTAGATCAAAGTCTTAGACAAGGGTCAACATCACAGGTAGACACCTGATGCATGGAGACCACAATACCATATACCATTTGCTTCTCTTGATGGGGTCTACAGATCCCTATGCAGAAGCTGGTCATTAAAACAGTAACAGCATGTTTCTCTGCTAACTGGAGTTCACATTACTGCTGTCTGCTAATCTCGCTTTGTCGCCAACGTGGCGGCCATGGTCGATTGCCAGTATTAGCCATCCAGTTTGCCCTGGAAAAGAAAAAGGGGTTGAGACGGTTACTTTGAATCATGTTACTAGGTGTTAAACTTGGTTTACCATGCATTGAGAGTATCCTAAACATGCTCCCTGTCAGTCATCTCTGAGAAGTTTTAGTTCACGTGAACCAGATCAATTGGAATAAAACACTTCACTGCATCAGTATAAAACATACACAACAACATATACAACAACATATAAATCATATACACATATGAACACAAACATTATATAATTAAAATTTGTCATGTAGCTAAAGGTTTGGAAATAGGCTGTTAAAGACACACGACAATTTATTTTATAAAGATCAACCTACAATTACTTCCACAGCCTCACTCTTTTGCATTCTTTTCTGCGTTCTGCAGCTTCTCTGTGATCTTGCGCTCGTGTCCTCCGGGGTTGTGTCTATTGGTATTGTCACTGGCTTCTTTCTTCGTCCTCCCCTTGCGTGCAGCTCCACCTGTGAATAAACAATGATGAACGAACCAATGTCTAATGAACTGAAATATACTTATGCCACACCAGACACTAGTGTTACACAAGCAATCAGTCACCAAGTGTCTCTGCGGCATGTTGAGGTGTTGGGAAACCCAAATGTTTTACCCTCTCCCAGACAAAAATGAACACGGACACTGAACACTGCCATGCTCTGGAATTATATTAGCTACCTGTGTATTTGTCTGTCAGGTTGTAATACTCATATTCGTCGTAGTAACGATCTTCAAACGTAGTTGGCTCAATGTTTTTTGCATCCACAAAGCTCATGGTGGTTCTTACAAGATACAACAACTTTAAAATACTTCAAATAATGTACCACAATCGATCAAGGAAGTAACTGAAACTTCTTCTGTTCACTCACGTACTCTACGTGTTTTTCCGAAAATTTCAGACAGCTTTTTATAGTTGTTGCTCCGCCTCTCACTCATCCCATGAGTCCTTGACCtaaaagtaggctactgtaaatatTGCATCACAATTTGTAAATATTTGATGTACTGGCAATGCCAACTAGAAATTAAAAGTCACTCTAGTTGTAAGTCACACGCGGCTTGTTTGTATATTTTTGTCCTTTGTGTCACATTTGTGTTCCGTTTCCTTTTCCTAATGAAAGTTTATGGAAACAGAAGTAGACTGGCTTTTGTCTGGTCCATGCACACTCTCATATTCTTACTGTggcagcctattgttgttgtctTTTATATATCTAGTACATTTATATGGAATGTTATGCAGAAACAGTTGCTGTTTTGGTTCACATGTTCAATTTGTTATTCAAAATTATTGTTCTGATTTATCCTTCTTTTTGGAATGTGTGACAGCGCAAGCTGAATTTATTGATATTAGGCTGTTGTTCAGTCTTGtttgaaacattttatttttcagcTAGTAACCCAAAAACAAAATCTGCTGAATTTGTGAGTTGTTTTCTTAGACACCACTAAAGCAacttaatttattttagcatgTAATACAAAAAATTATGTATTTGCCATATACAATTATGAacataggctatttatttttaaacaatTCCATTATTAAGGTAGATCGGTGCCATGGaaactccacccccccaccccgcgcCCCTGCCCGCCACACTGCCTTGGACCTTGGATTAGATTATAGATGTTTTCTATCAGCTGACTTCTATCAGCACCTGTGGTTCATTTAAAACTTATCACTGTGTACTCTGACCCACTTCATCCCCCCTGTTCTTTCAGATTTGACCTTTATCAGATTTGTCAGTGCTCCCTGCTGAGTGTATGTGAATTATAAAACATGGCTGATAATGGTACCATGCATGAGTTGAAAAGTGAGTGGCTAGAGAACATTGAGAATGGTTTCTGAATTAAATAACTTGTTGCTGACGTTACTGAAATTTTAGTGACTGGGAAGTGACTAGAAATAAGTTATTTCCTATTTTTGATCTATTGTGGATTATTTTAACCATGCTATAGTACTATTACACTGGTAAATTCAGAAGTTCGAGATGGAAGTATGGAATTTTCCACAGAATTATATTTTGTTACATGACCTCATTGTTTGTGAGCATTGCGGGAAACTGGCAGTCATAGTTGAGAAAAGAAAAAGCTGTATACTTCCGTCACCACCCTTTATAAATGTAACTACAAAACGAGCCATTAAGTTTAGTCAGTGCAAAAATGTAAGGGCTTATCCTGCCATATGTGCAATATACTTTTATTATTCTTTTGTCACCCACTACATTTGTTTGCACTTTTTTGTACACTGTCCCTTTTTTGCCCCAATACTGATCTTGCTTTTTTCATTTGTAACTTAAATACTTTTCTAATTCATTCCTTTTATGTAACTTGAGAACTTTGCTTTTAGTTTCTCCTCCTTTTGCATTTTGGACAGACTTTATGTCATGTGCTCTCATTATGTCAGGAGCtctgtacagtacatatttGCTTAAGTACAAACTTGCCCATTTAAGCTCCTACCAATGTGCTAAAGTTGCTTGTAGATACTTCACACAGTTTAGCTTTCAGGATGAGTCATAACttatctgtgtctgtctatcaTCCACTTGGTGACTTGTTTCTCTCCATATCATGCTTGAATATTAACTTTCCGTTATCACCTCTCCACCCTTTGCTCCTTCACCCTTCCCAGACATCCATGTTGTCTCAACACACCAAACAAAATGACTATATCAAGATATTTGCTTTCAGAGCAATACATTCCCTATTGTTCGGTGACTATGTTCTTCAACACAGTTGTTGAGCCGTTGAGGGTTATTGTACTGGGTCCCCTCTGCATTTACCACAAATGTCGATCATTCTTGCTCCTTTTTTCAGAATTCTGCTGACTGCATATTTGGCATGCTTACTCAAAGAAATTGCCTTAAAATTGGGCATAAATTATAAAATATAACGAAAGCTGTGTATCTGTTTTAAAACTTGATTTATAAAATGCAGTAAGGAAAAGGACTGAAAAGTAAGTAtgtttcaatttaaaaaaatgctTATGTTTGCTTATTCTTAGGAATGGACCGATACTGTATCACTGTAGTCTTTACCTGAGGCTTTGAAAATGCGCATTGACATTTGTTATAGGACGGTTCTGTTTGTCCCACGTGATGATCTGTACTACAAGGCATTGAGAATCTAATGAAAGCTAACAGGCTAAATAGCTAAGAACCAAAAAACGTGAGACGACGGAATAATAGGAATCGTGTACGGTAGCTATACAAATACCCTAGTCCGTTTTTTGAGTAGTATTGTTTTTCACATCCAGCCACTGTTAGTTAAACTGAAACCACATATCATACTGAACAGAAAGCATTATAGTCTAGCTAGTTGTTGCTATAGTACAGTAGTATAGTAGCTAGTACACTAAAGTAGTTCAGTtcgagctagcctagctagcacaGGCTAGATAGCAAAATTACACACAACATGTCTACCGTTCATACTCATAGTAACATTTATCATTCGCATGCAGGACTTATATGACTTTCAGCACTGTTAACTAGTTATCAGCAAGCTCGCTTAATAGTTATATTTGAATCGGTTGATACAGTTGCTGCTTATTCTACTTTGGACTGTCTATAAATGAAAATGACAGCTCTTATCGCGTTGTGTTAAAGCCTACTGTAGTACTAGAAACCAACGTTATTTCTGAAATGTGCTGTAAAAGCGTTTTGCTTCTCATCCACAGGCAGCATGTCGGCAGATACTAAAATTGCTGAGCTTTTAACAGAGCTGCATCAACTTATTAAGCAGACACAGGTGAGCCAAACGCAGAAGTGATCTTCTCGTCACCGCCTAGGAGTAGGAGACCAGCGGGTTACTGGGGGGAACCCCTTACAGTCAGAAACACTTGCTGTGACTGAaaggcccttgcacactgagtgcATCATTTTCgtagggtgatttcaggtaatgtgggacactttttggtagaggctcACGTAGACTTaaaataactgttaactcgccccagtggtgtttctgtaaatcgttttagggcttaggaacattttcatgtaggaatgaaatgggaatacac
Above is a window of Hypomesus transpacificus isolate Combined female chromosome 17, fHypTra1, whole genome shotgun sequence DNA encoding:
- the nupr1b gene encoding nuclear protein 1b isoform X1, producing MSFVDAKNIEPTTFEDRYYDEYEYYNLTDKYTGGAARKGRTKKEASDNTNRHNPGGHERKITEKLQNAEKNAKEANWMANTGNRPWPPRWRQSEISRQQ
- the nupr1b gene encoding nuclear protein 1b isoform X2; the protein is MSFVDAKNIEPTTFEDRYYDEYEYYNLTDKYTGGAARKGRTKKEASDNTNRHNPGGHERKITEKLQNAEKNAKE